The sequence CCAAGAAGCAGCTTCATTAGCTGGCCACTTGAAGCTTGAACGTTTAATTGTCCTTTATGATTCAAATGACATTTCACTTGACGGCGATTTGCATGAATCGTTCTCAGAGAGTGTCGAAGACCGTTTCAAAGCTTATGGCTGGCATGTTGTTCGTGTAGAAGATGGCACAGACATGGAGGAAATTCACCGTGCGATTGAAGAAGCAAAACGTGTAGACCGTCCGACGCTCATTGAAGTCAAAACAGTCATTGGCTATGGTTCACCGAACAAAGCAGCTTCATCGGCGTCACACGGATCTCCACTTGGGGCTGAAGAAGTAAAGTTAACAAAAGAAGCATACAAGTGGACGTTTGAGGAAGACTTCTACATTCCAGAGGAAGTGAAGGCTTATTTTGCTGCAGTCAAAGAAGAAGGGGCAGCGAAAGAAGCAGAATGGAACGACTTGTTTGCGGCATACAAGGCAGAAAATCCTGAATTGGCTGCGCAGTACGAGCGCGCTTTCTCAGGGGAGCTGCCAGAAGGATTTGACCAAGCTTTGCCTGTTTATGAACATGGGACGAGCCTTGCAACACGGGCTTCTTCAGGCGAGGCGCTCAATGCTCTTGCGGCCCACACGCCTGAATTGTTTGGCGGCTCTGCTGACCTTGCTGGCTCTAACAAAACAACGCTAAAAGGAGAAAGCAACTTTAGTCGCGAAAATTATGCTGGCCGCAATATTTGGTTTGGTGTCCGCGAATTTGCGATGGGAGCTGCCTTAAACGGAATGGCGCTCCACGGCGGATTGAAAGTATTTGGAGGAACCTTTTTTGTCTTCTCCGATTACCTGCGTCCGGCTATTCGCTTATCTGCGCTTATGGGCGTGCCAGTCACGTATGTGCTTACTCATGATAGCGTTGCTGTTGGCGAAGACGGTCCAACCCACGAACCGGTAGAGCATCTTGCGGCATTGCGGGCAATGCCTGGCTTGTCCGTTGTCCGTCCAGGTGACGGAAACGAAACAGCTGCGGCTTGGAAAATCGCACTAGAGTCGACAGACCGCCCAACGGCGCTCGTTCTTAGCCGCCAAAACGTCGATACGTTAAAAGGTACTGACAAAAAGGCTTATGAAGGGGTCAAAAAAGGGGCATACATTGTATCGGAGCCAAAAGATAAACCGGAAGTTGTGCTGTTGGCAACTGGTTCAGAAGTGCCGTTAGCTGTAAAAGCACAAGCTGCACTTGCTGATGAGGGCATCGATGCTTCAGTAGTTAGCATGCCGTCTTGGGATCGTTTTGAGGAGCAGCCACAGGAATACAAAGATGCGGTCATTCCGAGAGACGTAAAAGCGCGCCTGGCGATTGAAATGGGCTCTTCATTTGGATGGGCAAAATACGTAGGCGACGAAGGAGACGTGCTTGGCATTGACACGTTTGGCGCTTCTGGAGCAGGTGAAGCGGTCATTGCTGAGTTCGGCTTTACGGTTGACAATGTCGTTTCACGGGCAAAAGCGTTGTTAAAGAAATAAGGCATGCGTTTGTCCTAATTGAGAATAACGAAAAAGAAAAAGGCTCTACCTGAGCCTTTTTCTTTTTCGACAAAACTAGCGATCAATTTCAGCGGAAAAAGACAGTTATTTCAGAACAAAAAGTGTATACTAGCAGTAGCTTATCCGGGAGGCGATAGACAATGAGGCACTATGAGCTTTATTTGCTTAGTGATGAAGTGGCCGCTTCCTTTTCAGGAAAAGAGGCCAAGCTGTTTCAATTGTTTACAGAACGGGCAAAGGCGAAGCAAAGCGAACGGCACATCTATGACCGGCAAGTGGATTACATTACGAAACCGCTTCCGAAAGCCAAACTCCACGAAGCGCTGCATAAACGGTATGGGCTTAAAAAAGGAAATCGTTATGAGCTGCGTTCAGCATTTAATGAGAGAAATAGATGCCTCGTAGAGATTGACGATAAAAGTATCCAGTTGGAAGCACTCGGTGATTTAAGTGCAGAGACGACTGTATTTGATGTGTTGAAGGAAGTCGACAGTCATTTTTTTGCAGTGAATGTCGCAGATGGGCGCTTTGGCTGGCTCCAACCTTTTGAAAAACAACGCGTGCTTTAAGCGCGCTTTTTTCATGTAAAGTGTTCGCAGCGTCCTGTTTTGACATGTATCTTGAATAATAATGACTGAATCAATCGCAAGTCCTTTTAAATTAGAAAGGGCTCATGTATAATAGATTAGGTTGTATACGAGCTAACAAGAAAGGGTTAAGGAGGAAGAAGCAGGAATGGTTTGGCATATTATCGGCTATACAGTCGCTGTTCTTGCGGGATTAGCCATTGGCTTTTTCATTGCCCGCAAAACAATGATGTCCTATTTGAAAAAAAATCCGCCAATCAATGAACAGATGTTGCGTGTTATGATGCAGCAAATGGGTCAAAATCCGTCGCAGAAAAAAATCACGCAAATGATGAAAGCGATGCAAAAGCAACAGTCTAAATAAGTGAACACCCTGTCTGAGCGGCAGGGTGTTCACTGTCATTGGGTTTTTAAATAATATGAATTTTTACTGAATCGATCCAAATGGGAGGCAGGGATATGCGGGTTTTTGTCGACTTAAACTGGTTTTTTAAAAAGCATTGGCGCGCTTATGCGAGCGGAATCGCAGTGCTTGCCGTCGTCTCTTTTTTATCGCTCATTCCCCCTCGTGTGATTGGGGAAGTTGTCGATCAGATTGCCGACGCGAGCTTAACACCGTCTGCATTGGTAAACGATGTCGGCTTGATTCTAGGGATTGCTGTTGTTTTATACATATTGCGTTTTTTGTGGCGTTTACTCATTTTTGGGACGTCGCTAAAGTTAGCTCGGCAAATTCGCTTCGATTTGTATCGGCATTTTACGAACATGCCTGCTTCCTTTTACCATAAGCGGACAACGGGGGACTTGATGGCCGTATCCACAAACGACGTGCGCGCGGTCCAAGCGACTGCTGGGGAAGGCGTGTTAACAATAGTAGACGCGTGCTTGCTTGGTGGGATGGTCGTCGTAACGATGGCAGTTTCGATCAGTTGGCAGTTAACGTTCATTACATTGTTGCCCTTGCCGTTGATGGCGCTCTTAACGAGTTATTATGGAAAACTGCTTCATCGTCGTTTTGCTGGAGCACAAGCTGCCTTTAGTGTTTTAAACAACACCGTCCAAGAAAGTATAGGCGGAATGAAAGTAACGAAAGCATTTGGCCGTGAGCAAGAAGAGGTTTCCCGTTTTGCAAAAAAATCAGCCGATGTTGTCGAAAAGAACATGGCTGTTGCGAGGGTCGATGCCTTGTTTGATCCAACCATAACGATTGTGATCGGCAGTTGTTATTTGCTAGCAGTCGCTGTTGGAAGTTTTTTTGTAGCTGATGGGGCGATGACGATTGGCCAGTTGACGTCTTTTTTCGTTTATTTAGGTCTTTTGATCTGGCCGATGTTGGCGATTGGTATGTTCTTCAATGTAGTGGAAAGGGGCCATGCATCGTATGACCGCATCCGCGCTGTGTTGAATGAAAAGTCAGACATTGTTGAAAGGGAGCAGGCACTTGATTTCGACATCCAAGGCGAGCTCGACGTCCGTATTGACGCTTTTCGCTATTCGCCAGACGGTGCAAATGTGCTTGAGAATGTCCATTTTCACTTGCCGAAAGGTGGGACACTGGGCATTGTCGGAAAGACAGGCAGCGGAAAAACAACATTGTTGTCACTGTTGCAGCGCACGATCGATGTTACGGAGGGGGATATTCTCCTTGATGGCCATTCGGTCCGGGCTTATCAACTTAGCTGCATTAAAGACGCATTTGGCCTTGTGCCCCAAGAACATTTTCTTTTCTCAGCGACCATTGCTGAAAACGTTGCTTTCGCGAAGCCAGAAGCGTCAATGGCAGAAATTGTCGCTGTCTGTAAGCTAGCGCAAGTCCATGAAGATATTCTCCGTTTCCCTGCTGGTTATGACACCATTGTTGGAGAGCGGGGCGTGACCCTTTCTGGCGGGCAAAAGCAGCGTATTTCCATTGCACGGACGCTGTTAAGCGACCCAACTTTGCTCGTACTTGACGATGCCCTGTCAGCTGTCGATGCGAAAACAGAGGAAGCGATTTTACAAGCACTTCAAACAGAAAAACGGGAACGGACGATTATCATGACGGCCCACCGCTTAAGTGCGATTAGCCACGCCTCCCTTATTCTAGTGCTTGCAGATGGAAAGGTTAGCCAATCAGGCACTCATGCTGAACTAATGCAACAAGGTGGCTGGTACAAAGAAATGTATGAGCGCCAGCAGCTAGAATCGGCCGTGGAACAGGGGGGGAATGAATGAAACATACAGATGGCGTTATGACAGGACGTGAGCAGCGAGCCGTTTTTTGGCGGCTTATCCGTTACGCCGGCCCGCATAAGAAGCGGTTCATGCTGGCCCTTGCTATTATGATGGTGGCTGCCGGAGCGGAACTGCTGCAACCGATTTTGATTGCCCGCTTTATTGACGGTTATTTAACGCCGCAATTGTTTGAACTGAAACCACTGTTAGCGCTTGCGTTCTTGTATGTAGGGCTATTAGTAGCGGCTGTGATTGGCCAGTATGTTCAAAGCGTCCTTTTTTGGCGAATTGCGCTAAACATTGTCCAAGCATTACGGCTCGATGTATTCGCCCACGTACAAAAGCTAGGGCTGTCTTTTTTTGACCGCATGCCTGGTGGCGCTCTTATTTCACGGATTACAAACGACACCGAAGCCATCAAGGAACTATATGTTAGCGTGCTCGCGGTCTTTGTTCAAAACGGCGTATTTATGATGGGGACGTTTTTGGCGATGTTTTACTTAAATGCGACACTTGCCTTCTATTGTTTGGCTTTTCTGCCGCTACTTCTTGCTGTAGTTGGCTTGTACCGTAAAATCAGCTCTCGCTTCTATGAACAAGTTAGCGCCAAATTGAGTGAGATCAATGCGAAGTTGAGCGAGTCGATCCAAGGGATGGCCATTATTCAAGCTTTCCGGCAAGAAAAGCGTCTGCAAAAAGAGTTTGCGGATACAAATGAAGCTCATTACCGCGCAGGGTTCCGGGCGATGAAAGCAGACGGCTTGCTGCTCAGGCCGATCGTCGATGTGTTAAGCCACCTTGCCATTGCCATCGTTCTTTTGTACTTTGGCTTCGGTTCCTTTGCTGGGCCAGTAGAAATAGGCGTTTTATATGCGTTTGTTAATTACCTAGACCGCTTTTTTGAGCCGGTCAACCAAATCATGCAGCGGCTATCTTTATTCCAACAAGCGATTGTTTCTGCTGGGCGGGTCTTCCGTTTAATGGACCAACAGGAGTTTGCCCCAGGTAAACAGGGGGACGATAAGCCGCAAATGGCAGAGGGTGAAATTGAATTTGACAATGTGACTTTTTCTTATGACGGGAAAACCGACGTGCTAAAAAACATTTCATTCACCGTCAAAAAAGGCGAGACACTTGCCATTGTTGGCCATACTGGTAGCGGGAAAAGCTCTATCATTCATTTGTTGTTGCGTTTTTATCCGCTGAAGCAAGGCTCTATTCGTATAGACAGAAACGAGCTATCCGCCTATCCAGAGGAAGAACTAAGGCAAAACGTTGGGCTTGTGTTACAAGACCCGTTTATGTATAGCGGTACAATTGCAAGCAATATTACGCTCTCCCGTGATGGGTATACGCAAGCAGATGTAGAGGCTGCCGCCGCTTTTGTCGGCGCTGATGCATTCATTCATAAATTGCCTGACGGCTATCAAACGGAAGTGACTGAAAGGGGAGGAACGTTTTCAAGTGGCGAACGGCAACTGCTTTCTTTTGCAAGAACGATGATAGCCGACCCGCCTATTTTAATCCTCGACGAAGCGACAGCTATGGTTGATACGGAGACAGAAGAAGCGATTCAAAAAGCACTTGTTGCCATGGAGCAAAACCGGACAACGATTGCCATTGCCCATCGCCTGTCGACGATTAAGCACGCTGACCGAATTTTGGTTCTCCACCAAGGAGAAATTGCGGAACAAGGTTCCCACGAGGAGTTGCTGAGCAAAAAAGGGCTTTATTATAAAATGTATTTGCTACAGGCAAGAGAAAAAACAGCCGCCATTTAAATGGATTAAAGCCTGTCCGGCCACTGGCCAACAGGCTTACAGTCATTGTGCGTTCATTTTACGGCTTTCTGCATTCCGATCAAGCAAATGTTCGTACGGTGCCAAATCAATTTCTTTTTCGGTTAGTTTTTTAATCAAGAATTTATGGTCGCGTTTTGGTGTAGCGATAATGTAGCCGCGGATCATAATGTCTAGCGTCAATGTAGTCGCTTTTTCTTTAATGGCAATCTCGCTAATTTTCCCGGCAATCTTTTCCTTTGCGACATCGCGAAACAGTTCGGGTACAGGCTCAACGAGTTCATTAAGCAACGTACGCTGGTCTTCTCCCCATAGGGGCAATGCTTGGTTAATGTAATGTTCTTGCCAATCAAGAATCGATTTGCCGTCGGCTTTTGGCAAGCGCTTTAAAAATTTGCGGAACATAAAATAGCCACCGATGAGCATAAGTCCAAGCAAGATGAACGTCCATAGAATAATAAAACTCATAAACCAATCCCAGCCTGACATGTTCATCCTCCCATTTTGCTTGTTCTTCGCATTCACTGTATCATAAAATGGGTAGAGGCGCTAGCAACATGGCGTTTTTTTCAATTGAGTAAAAAGGTCTGGCAAACGAATATTGACTCACTGCTGCGTTAATCAAGGGGGGCTGGATAGTGACAGAAGAAAAAGCAGCGCAATTGCTGCAAGCATTACGGACGAATGAAGTAACCGAAGTGACGGTATCAAAAGAAGAGTTTCCGGTGTTTCGCAACGTATTGACGAAACAAGAGGATATGAAAAGTTTCCGAGGAGCAGCCAAACATTTTGGTACGGTTGTTTATACGTACGAACCTGGCTGGACTGCGTAAAGAAAAATGCGATAAAAGGCTGCGATGGCAGCCTTTTACGAGCCTAGAACCAGCTTGCGCCGACAATTACTAGCAAGATAAACAAGACAACGATAAGTGCAAAGCCTCCACCATATCCGCTCATAGTTGAACCTCCTTTTAACAAGGTATGTTCTAGTCTATGCAAGCGAAAAAAAAGCGTATGGGCGGACTTTCATCATCATTCGCCATTTGTTTGATTGACTTGGTTGGCTTTTTTTGTTTTGTGTGAGCCACTCAATGGCTCTGGCTGGCCGCTTCCTTGCTTGCCTTTTGGTTGGTTGCGGCGTTGACTTTTAAACGTATGGCGTTCCGTCATAAAACATTCCTCCTTGCTCCTTAGTATAAGGCGGCAACCATTTTTTCTATTCAAATTTAATATTTTTGTCGAAAAAAGATTTAAACTTGGCGCAACTTTTGCTATCCTAATGAAGGGAAATCTTCCTGAATGCCTGTTTGTAAAAGCGCTTACGGATGGGTAAATCTTTAGACAACGCTCTCATAATACGTTATGATAATGCTGATAAGGGGGTCTTTCGATGTCAAAAAAACAAGACGTGTTTAATGCTAAGTCTTCTTTTGACCTGAATGGGAAAACGTACCATTACTATGCGCTTGATGCGCTGGAAAAAGCCGGGATCGGAAAAGTCAGCAAGCTGCCTTACTCCGTTAAAGTCCTGCTTGAATCCGTATTAAGGCAGTACGATGATTATGTCATTAAAAAAGAGCATGTTGAAAACCTAGCAAAGTGGGGCACAAAGGACGTAAAGGAGATCGACGTTCCATTTAAGCCTTCACGTGTTATTCTCCAAGATTTTACAGGTGTTCCGGCAGTCGTCGATTTAGCTGCGCTCCGCAAAGCAATGGCTGACCTCGGAGGAAATCCCGACCAAATCAATCCGGAAATTCCAGTCGACCTTGTCATTGACCACTCTGTTCAAGTGGACAAATTCGGAACAGACGATTCATTGCTCTATAATATGAATTTGGAATTTGAACGCAATGCAGAGCGCTACCAATTTTTAAATTGGGCCAAAAAAGCATTCGACAATTACAATGCCGTTCCGCCAGCAACAGGTATTGTCCACCAAGTGAATTTAGAGTACATTGCTAACGTCGTCCACGCTGTTGAACAGGACGGCGAAACAGTTGCGTTTCCAGACACTTTAGTGGGAACCGATTCCCATACGACCATGATTAACGGTTTGGGTGTACTCGGTTGGGGTGTTGGCGGCATTGAAGCGGAAGCTGGGATGCTTGGACAGCCTTCTTACTTCCCAGTTCCTGAAGTGATTGGCTTGAAATTTACAGGCTCACTGCCAAGTGGGACAACGGCAACTGATGTCGCTTTAAAAGTGACGCAAGTATTGCGGAAAAAGAGTGTTGTCGGTAAATTTGTCGAATACTTTGGCCCTGGCCTTGCTGATATGCCTCTTGCTGACCGGGCGACGATTTCGAATATGGCCCCTGAGTACGGTGCGACTTGTGGCTTCTTCCCAATCGACGAAGAGGCGTTAAATTATTTGCGCCTGACAGGACGCTCTGAAGAGCAAATTGATTTGGTTCGCACGTACTGCAAAGCGAACGGCATGTTCTATGTCCCTGGTGAAACGCCTGATCCTGTTTACACAGATGTGGTGGAAGTGGATCTGTCTGAGATCCATGCCAACTTGTCTGGCCCTAAGCGCCCACAAGATTTGATCGAGCTACCAGACATGCAAAAGTCTTTCCAAGATGCCGTCGTTGCGCCAGCAGGAAACCAAGGACTTGGTCTTTCAAAAGATGAATTCAATAAAACCGTTGAAGTCAACTTTGCCGATGGCCGCAAAACGACAATGAAAACGGGTGCTGTAGCGATTGCTGCTATTACGAGCTGTACAAATACATCTAACCCATATGTGCTTGTAGCCGCAGGACTTGTTGCCAAAAAAGCGAGCGAGCTAGGTTTGAAAGTGCCTGAGTACGTGAAGACATCACTAGCGCCTGGTTCTAAAGTGGTAACAGGCTATTTGAATGATTCTGGCTTGATGCCTTATCTAGAAAACCTCGGCTTCCATTTAGTTGGATACGGCTGTACTACATGTATCGGAAACTCTGGCCCGCTTGAAGAAGAAGTGGAACAAGCAATTGCAGACAATGATTTGACCGTAACGTCTGTCCTGTCTGGAAACCGTAACTTTGAAGGGCGCATCCATCCGCTTGTAAAAGCGAACTATTTGGCATCGCCGCCGCTTGTTGTTGCTTATGCATTGGCAGGCACAGTTGATGTGGACCTTTTAAATGACCCAATTGCCAAAGACAAAGACGGCAATGATGTCTATTTTAACGATATTTGGCCAACGTCAGATGAAGTCCGGACAATTGTTGATAAAACCGTTACACCTGAGCTATTCCGCCGTGAATATGCAGATGTGTTCACGAGCAATGAACGTTGGAATCAAATCAACACGACGGACGACGCTCTTTACCAGTGGGATGACGATTCAACTTATATTGCCAACCCGCCGTTCTTTGAAGGGCTTGCCAAAGATCCAGAAGAAGTGAAACCACTTAATGGCTTGCGTGTAATTGGCAAATTTGGTGACTCAGTCACAACGGACCATATTTCTCCAGCTGGAGCGATTGGCAAAAATACGCCAGCAGGTCAGTATTTGATGGAAAAAGGCGTTAAACCAAAAGACTTTAACTCATATGGCTCTCGCCGAGGCAACCATGAAGTCATGATGCGTGGCACGTTCGCCAATATCCGCATTCGTAACCAAATCGCTCCAGGCACAGAAGGCGGCTACACGACTTATTGGCCGACTGGGGAAGTGATGTCTATTTATGATGCAGCTATGAAATACAAGGAAGACAATACGGGCCTTGTCATTCTAGCCGGCCAGGATTACGGCATGGGTTCTTCTCGTGACTGGGCAGCCAAAGGTACGAACTTGCTCGGCATCAAAACGGTTATTGCCGAAAGCTATGAGCGTATTCACCGTTCCAACTTGGTGCTCATGGGCGTGTTGCCTCTTCAATTTAAAGCAGGCGAAAGTGCAGAATCCCTTGGCCTGACAGGAAAAGAGACGATTTCTGTCGCCATTTCCAACGATATAAAACCACGGGATTATGTGACAGTGACGGCTGTTAGCGAAGATGGCAAGAAAACAGAATTCGAGGCGCTTGTTCGTTTCGATAGCGATGTAGAAATCGATTACTATCGCCATGGTGGTATTTTGCAAATGGTGTTACGTGAAAAATTGGCTACCGTGTAATAAATGAAAAACTGCCTGACTCTCAGGCAGTTTTTTTATTATCACCGATTCATGCTTTTATTAGCAGCAGGACGAGGGCGCTGGTCGTGATGATTGCTTTTTTGTGCCATCCAAGAAAGAAAATGCTGTTCTTTTTCAGACAACGGCCGTTGCAATTTTGTTTCAAAAAGTTGTTCAAGTTCCTTTTTTTCCATGATATTCACCCTTTTTTTGTTGTAATGGTTTACTTATATGAACAAGGTGGCTGTCGTAGACGTCCATCGGAGCAGAAAGTGAAAAAAATGGCGAATGGCAATGGTTTAAAAAGTGAGAATTCAGGTAATAGTAATAGAAAAAAGAGGTGAACAACGATGAGGCGAGTAGGGAAAGTATCTTTTGCTGAATTGGTGCGGCAAAACCGTGAGCGTCTTACTCAAGATCGGGAAGCAATGGAGCGTTTGGAAGCACGGTTTGAACAAAAACACTCAATGCCAAAATAAGGAAGCCTCAGTGGGCGTTGCATTGGGCAAGCTAAACCCATGGAGGGGATCACATGGGAGACAACAATCGGTTTGCCCAATTTACGCCTGACCACTTAGGCGAACAATCACGCAAATCAGATCGGAACAACGGCAAGAAAATGGCCAACAAGTCCAATGAACAGCCGAACTATGTTCCTCCAAAAGGGTAGTTCCACTAAGTAACACTTAGTCGACCACATCACACAGATGGGGCTGCAGCCGCCAAAATTGGCGGCTTTTTTGACGTTTTTCGCTCAGTTTGAGCGCTTTGCTATTCATGGCCACAACAGGTTGCTATGATGGGGGTAGAGATTTTTAATGGGGGAGAGACATGATTGAAGCAATCTTAAATATGCTGCTCTATACGCTTTTGGCGTTTGCGACAGGGGTTTTTACTGTCGCTCTTGCTCCGGGCGAACGGGGGCTCCGTGCCGAACCAAAACAACAAACGGCTGCGCTGCTGTTAGGTGGGATTGTTGTTGTTTTATTCGGCTATGTGGCTAAATTGGCAGTTACTTATGCCGATTTTTTCGATATTTCCTACCTTGATGCGCTTATGACCGTCATTGCTGACCATGCCGTTGGCGCTAGTTTTCTATATGGGAGCTTGATTGTCGTACTCATGGCTGTTGTATGGCTAGCAATGGCAAAGATACGAGCACTGCGGCCTGTTGCCGCAGGTATCAATCTTGTGTTCATTGTTTTGCTGATATTTGCAATCAGCCTGTCAAGCCATAGTGCTTCTCTAAACGGTTTGCACGGGATGATTAGCAGTAGTCTCCATATGGTGGCGATGGCTTTTTGGATTGGGCCATTGCTCGTCATCGGTCTTTATGGAACGTCACTTGTCAATGCGTTAAAGTTTCACCAATGGTTTTCGGTTGTGGCTGTTTTTAGTTTGCTATTACTTGTAACAAGTGGCTTTATTATGATGGGTGAAATTGCACCAGAGTATGTGAATAGCTGGATGCTGTCGTATGGCCAATTGTTGCTCATCAAGCACATTCTCTTTATTCCGTTGCTTGTCTTTGGGTTTCGGCATTTGCTATCTTTAAGCGGAAAAGGGGCCAAGCTATCGCTCGCTGAAAGACAAAAATCCTTTCGGGCTGAAGGGGTGATTGCGCTTATCGTTTTCATAGTGACTTCCTGGCTAACCGAAACAGAGCCGCCTCATAATGTATTGCGGACGTTGCAAAACGAACCGATGAGCCCATTAATGGACTG is a genomic window of Shouchella clausii containing:
- the tkt gene encoding transketolase, producing the protein MTKKVEELAVNTIRTLSIDSIEKANSGHPGMPMGAAPMALNLWTKHMNHNPANPKWSNRDRFVLSAGHGSMLLYSLLHLSGYDVTLDDLKSFRQLGSRTPGHPEYGHTDGVEATTGPLGQGIAMAVGMAMAERHLAATYNTDNYPIVDHYTYAICGDGDLMEGVSQEAASLAGHLKLERLIVLYDSNDISLDGDLHESFSESVEDRFKAYGWHVVRVEDGTDMEEIHRAIEEAKRVDRPTLIEVKTVIGYGSPNKAASSASHGSPLGAEEVKLTKEAYKWTFEEDFYIPEEVKAYFAAVKEEGAAKEAEWNDLFAAYKAENPELAAQYERAFSGELPEGFDQALPVYEHGTSLATRASSGEALNALAAHTPELFGGSADLAGSNKTTLKGESNFSRENYAGRNIWFGVREFAMGAALNGMALHGGLKVFGGTFFVFSDYLRPAIRLSALMGVPVTYVLTHDSVAVGEDGPTHEPVEHLAALRAMPGLSVVRPGDGNETAAAWKIALESTDRPTALVLSRQNVDTLKGTDKKAYEGVKKGAYIVSEPKDKPEVVLLATGSEVPLAVKAQAALADEGIDASVVSMPSWDRFEEQPQEYKDAVIPRDVKARLAIEMGSSFGWAKYVGDEGDVLGIDTFGASGAGEAVIAEFGFTVDNVVSRAKALLKK
- the sirA gene encoding sporulation inhibitor of replication protein SirA, with the protein product MRHYELYLLSDEVAASFSGKEAKLFQLFTERAKAKQSERHIYDRQVDYITKPLPKAKLHEALHKRYGLKKGNRYELRSAFNERNRCLVEIDDKSIQLEALGDLSAETTVFDVLKEVDSHFFAVNVADGRFGWLQPFEKQRVL
- a CDS encoding YneF family protein: MVWHIIGYTVAVLAGLAIGFFIARKTMMSYLKKNPPINEQMLRVMMQQMGQNPSQKKITQMMKAMQKQQSK
- a CDS encoding ABC transporter transmembrane domain-containing protein, which produces MRVFVDLNWFFKKHWRAYASGIAVLAVVSFLSLIPPRVIGEVVDQIADASLTPSALVNDVGLILGIAVVLYILRFLWRLLIFGTSLKLARQIRFDLYRHFTNMPASFYHKRTTGDLMAVSTNDVRAVQATAGEGVLTIVDACLLGGMVVVTMAVSISWQLTFITLLPLPLMALLTSYYGKLLHRRFAGAQAAFSVLNNTVQESIGGMKVTKAFGREQEEVSRFAKKSADVVEKNMAVARVDALFDPTITIVIGSCYLLAVAVGSFFVADGAMTIGQLTSFFVYLGLLIWPMLAIGMFFNVVERGHASYDRIRAVLNEKSDIVEREQALDFDIQGELDVRIDAFRYSPDGANVLENVHFHLPKGGTLGIVGKTGSGKTTLLSLLQRTIDVTEGDILLDGHSVRAYQLSCIKDAFGLVPQEHFLFSATIAENVAFAKPEASMAEIVAVCKLAQVHEDILRFPAGYDTIVGERGVTLSGGQKQRISIARTLLSDPTLLVLDDALSAVDAKTEEAILQALQTEKRERTIIMTAHRLSAISHASLILVLADGKVSQSGTHAELMQQGGWYKEMYERQQLESAVEQGGNE
- a CDS encoding ABC transporter ATP-binding protein yields the protein MKHTDGVMTGREQRAVFWRLIRYAGPHKKRFMLALAIMMVAAGAELLQPILIARFIDGYLTPQLFELKPLLALAFLYVGLLVAAVIGQYVQSVLFWRIALNIVQALRLDVFAHVQKLGLSFFDRMPGGALISRITNDTEAIKELYVSVLAVFVQNGVFMMGTFLAMFYLNATLAFYCLAFLPLLLAVVGLYRKISSRFYEQVSAKLSEINAKLSESIQGMAIIQAFRQEKRLQKEFADTNEAHYRAGFRAMKADGLLLRPIVDVLSHLAIAIVLLYFGFGSFAGPVEIGVLYAFVNYLDRFFEPVNQIMQRLSLFQQAIVSAGRVFRLMDQQEFAPGKQGDDKPQMAEGEIEFDNVTFSYDGKTDVLKNISFTVKKGETLAIVGHTGSGKSSIIHLLLRFYPLKQGSIRIDRNELSAYPEEELRQNVGLVLQDPFMYSGTIASNITLSRDGYTQADVEAAAAFVGADAFIHKLPDGYQTEVTERGGTFSSGERQLLSFARTMIADPPILILDEATAMVDTETEEAIQKALVAMEQNRTTIAIAHRLSTIKHADRILVLHQGEIAEQGSHEELLSKKGLYYKMYLLQAREKTAAI
- a CDS encoding DUF2621 domain-containing protein, whose product is MSGWDWFMSFIILWTFILLGLMLIGGYFMFRKFLKRLPKADGKSILDWQEHYINQALPLWGEDQRTLLNELVEPVPELFRDVAKEKIAGKISEIAIKEKATTLTLDIMIRGYIIATPKRDHKFLIKKLTEKEIDLAPYEHLLDRNAESRKMNAQ
- a CDS encoding YjcZ family sporulation protein gives rise to the protein MSGYGGGFALIVVLFILLVIVGASWF
- a CDS encoding small acid-soluble spore protein P, which translates into the protein MTERHTFKSQRRNQPKGKQGSGQPEPLSGSHKTKKANQVNQTNGE
- the acnA gene encoding aconitate hydratase AcnA, with the translated sequence MSKKQDVFNAKSSFDLNGKTYHYYALDALEKAGIGKVSKLPYSVKVLLESVLRQYDDYVIKKEHVENLAKWGTKDVKEIDVPFKPSRVILQDFTGVPAVVDLAALRKAMADLGGNPDQINPEIPVDLVIDHSVQVDKFGTDDSLLYNMNLEFERNAERYQFLNWAKKAFDNYNAVPPATGIVHQVNLEYIANVVHAVEQDGETVAFPDTLVGTDSHTTMINGLGVLGWGVGGIEAEAGMLGQPSYFPVPEVIGLKFTGSLPSGTTATDVALKVTQVLRKKSVVGKFVEYFGPGLADMPLADRATISNMAPEYGATCGFFPIDEEALNYLRLTGRSEEQIDLVRTYCKANGMFYVPGETPDPVYTDVVEVDLSEIHANLSGPKRPQDLIELPDMQKSFQDAVVAPAGNQGLGLSKDEFNKTVEVNFADGRKTTMKTGAVAIAAITSCTNTSNPYVLVAAGLVAKKASELGLKVPEYVKTSLAPGSKVVTGYLNDSGLMPYLENLGFHLVGYGCTTCIGNSGPLEEEVEQAIADNDLTVTSVLSGNRNFEGRIHPLVKANYLASPPLVVAYALAGTVDVDLLNDPIAKDKDGNDVYFNDIWPTSDEVRTIVDKTVTPELFRREYADVFTSNERWNQINTTDDALYQWDDDSTYIANPPFFEGLAKDPEEVKPLNGLRVIGKFGDSVTTDHISPAGAIGKNTPAGQYLMEKGVKPKDFNSYGSRRGNHEVMMRGTFANIRIRNQIAPGTEGGYTTYWPTGEVMSIYDAAMKYKEDNTGLVILAGQDYGMGSSRDWAAKGTNLLGIKTVIAESYERIHRSNLVLMGVLPLQFKAGESAESLGLTGKETISVAISNDIKPRDYVTVTAVSEDGKKTEFEALVRFDSDVEIDYYRHGGILQMVLREKLATV
- a CDS encoding FbpB family small basic protein, which translates into the protein MRRVGKVSFAELVRQNRERLTQDREAMERLEARFEQKHSMPK
- a CDS encoding acid-soluble spore protein N — translated: MGDNNRFAQFTPDHLGEQSRKSDRNNGKKMANKSNEQPNYVPPKG